From the Catharus ustulatus isolate bCatUst1 chromosome 15, bCatUst1.pri.v2, whole genome shotgun sequence genome, the window CCCTTGCTCTGTCTAGATCACATGAAGTGTATTCTGAACTTCTAGGAAGAACCTTGCAGAGAACTGGAATCCCTTGAAATCCCTCTTTAACTGCTCTCAGGTGAactggagagctgctctggtgtGTGTCAGGCAAACCCACTTTACCCTCAGAAAGGAGCTTTCCCTGTCAGAGgtgccagggcacaggcaggagggacaggagaatGGAAGCTGAGCAGTGCCCAGACATACTTGAGGTGGTGGAAGTCGTGGAACTCTGGAgatggcaggaggggcaggtgGTAGCCACAGTGAGAAATGCTTGTTGTTACCAGAGCAATGGAGAACCATGCTGAGATTGAAACAATATGAGATCCCATGATCATCGGGCCAGTCATCACAGGCAGAGTGTTGGAGACCTGGAAATGAGAAGAAACTACTTCATTAATGGGTCCACAACAAGCAGACTCTTCCCTAGGAGCTGAATGATCACCTGGTGATCCGTGTTTGTTTTGTGCAAACGAACAAAGGGAAGATCCCTCTGCAAACACCTTACTAAAGTTATACAATCATCCAAAAAGTAATAACAGAGGTAAGAGAGTTCTGCTACTGCAAACCTTCCTAAGTGTGCAGAAGTCAGGCATGTCACCAAACCGTGGGTGAGGACAGCGTGATTCCAGTAAATCACCCTGGAGTCTGAGGTGTGAATTTCAGCTTCACCTTGGAATAATCCTGAAGCTGCTCTTGGGAAACCTCACCGTGAAAGGACATGGcctgcagacacacagagcaATGTGACAAACCCTGCTGTGTCATTTCACTGTGTCCTGCCTGTGGCACAAATGGGCTGCCCAGACCCAGCTgtgtgccccagcacagctcagctgggctcctCATTGTGCTGTCCAGTGTCTGCTGGGGAGACTCTCAGAGCTGATGCTGCAGCCCATGACTATTGCTAACAGGAGATAGAATTTTTAAGTGGAATCTTTTGAAGGTGGGATGTGTTTTCCTGAGAAATCTCAGCTGGAGGAGTGTTGAGATACATTCCTTGCAACGCTGATGCCAGCACAAAAATCCTGACAGATTCCAAGTCCACACAATCACTCAGGCTGTGTGTCATATCTCTTGCTGAAAGCACTGTCTGTGCTCCCAGTCCTCCTGGGGCTCATGGGAAGCCCTGTCCAGTCATGGAGGCCTTGCATCTGTGCTCTGAAAGCTGCTGAGTCCAATATAAACAATTACTGCAACCCTCCTAGAGCGGAGCTTCTTGGCAATGCAGCTCAGTGTCCTCTTCCTAAGGAAAAAGCCTCTAAGAGCATATTTACTTCTCTTCCCATTCCACCTCATCCCATAGAAATCCCACTGCACACAGCAACTGGAGGATGACCATGGCAGGATCCACTTACTATGTGTTCTATTGGGTGAGCATAGATGGAGACCACACCGATGGGGGCTGTCCACTCGTGGTGCTTCTTGTGAATGTGCTTATACAGCACTGGGTGGTGAACAAGCCTAGGTAAACAGAGAAAGGCAGGTTTTGAGCTCTGCAAAAAAGGAGTCACAGAACACAATTTCTGCAGGGCACTTAGCATAAAGatttcagagcagctggaaataaGAGTGTAGGACTCCTTGATTCCTTTGCTCTCTTTGTACTGAGCCTTTATTCCATTAATATGTCTGCTGACTGATGTTAAACTCAGTCCAgataaatcccataaatcacAGTCCCTGGATTACTTATTTATTCAAATCTGGGAATACTATTTAGGGGAAGACTCACTGTTCTGACTTTTTCTACTGGCAACTGTCAAAGAATcagaattttcagtttcatgGATCCTTTGTAAAAAACGGCATTTACATTTTTTGGGTGCATTTGTCCTAAAGGGAAACCTACAGATTTCTGAGTACTGTGCTTGCTTCACTTCTTTTGTCTTGCTTGCTTTAGTTCTGTCTCTAATATTGGTGTCAGTGTTTGGaaatcctgcagtgctgggagtcAGGTGCTGTACAAGGGAACAGAGATCAGTCACTGACCTTTGagatttttgtgtttcaggACAGTCTTATTCTTTTCAAAGAATGCTGGGTTACAGATTCTGTGTAAAACTGCCTATTTTGTTTCTTACTTAGCTTTTAAGCTGTTCTACCTTTAAAATTCTACCCATTTTTATTTACTACAGTTACTGGCAGCACCAAGGCCTCATGTTGTGAGAGTGGATTTTACAGGACCTGTAAAATTTCCcatataaatacaaaattgCTGGAACAGAGGGATGAGGATTTTTGCTCTTGTAGGGTATGAATATAAGCTTAAAGGCAAGGAGGAAAATCAAGAGTCCTGTTCCTGTGTTCAGCTCACCTGTGTGAATAATAGAAGAGAATTTCCTCTACTACAGTAAAAATGCTTAGCTCCACAAGAAACCACTGGAAGGTTGGCAATTCCTTGCTGAAGGTGGTGTCCCACCATTTCATGATGTAGAACATGGGCACAAGCATGGGAAAGGAGATAAAGAACTGATTAGCCAGCGCTGTGTAGATGGCTTTCCACAGTTTCTTTGTGTCCACCTGCAAAACAGAAGTCAGGACTTGAGGCTAAGAAAGAAGCAATGCAGTTCTAGTTGGAAGGATGAAAAGCTTTAAGATTTTTAGGCAGTTAGTTTTGGGATCAGCTCTTCAACAATCAGTCAGTGCAGATCTACTCAGTAGCCTCATAACAGGATCTGCCTTCCTCCCTGCAGTGGGTGTACAAGACTTGGCTTGATCCTCCTGGAATCCTATCTGGTTGCAAGAGAAAAGCATAACAGGTTCTTCTCCCCATTCCTGGCCTAAGAGATTGCAGGAGGTGTTTAGTCAGCAGAAAAGGCAGAGTAAGAAGTACTTACAGGATCATTCTTGCCCAGCTGAATGCGATAGCGAGTTATGAAAGTTGGCTTTCCTGTTATATCAGCCACCAGAAGGATTCCATTGAAGCCCCAGAAAGCAAGTGCAGGCACCAATGCAGCCCCTGTGGCATGAGGAAAGGGCAGACATGTTTGAATGAATTGGGAACAATGGCtaaatcagaaacaaaatacaCTGGCACAGTACCCAGAGGACCTTGCTGGGGCCCAGATGTGCCAAGTGTGTGTCCCCTGCcccaaaatgttttaaaatggaatgGGGCTAAGTTCTGACATCCAGGTAAGATCAAAGAATGGGAAGGAGGTTAGAGCAGACAAATGTCTCAGAGGTTGAAACTTGACCTAACTGAAGCTAAGAAAAGACTTTTCTGTGTGGCAGGGAGGTCTCTGTTGCTTTTAAATGCAAGCAGGATAAGTTTGAGTTGGTCTCTAGGACCTTGCAAGGTCCCTACCAGTTCTGTTCACGAGCTGCTAATCACAAAAAAGAGTTTTGTACTACAGCAAGAGTAGAATTCACTACATTTACTTATGTTTTTAGTAATTAGTTCTACTGAGTAATTCAATTCTCACAGGAGCAAAAGTGTCTTCACAGGGAAGCCACTtaagcagcagcaaaaagatCAGATTTTTAATGTGTACAGGGTTCTGATGGCGACCCCATCCAAAAGCAGAACATGAGCTGTGGTACCTTCCAAGCCAGTGCTTGTCAGTGGGAGGATTAGTGAGTTTTGTCCATGTCTCCCTTTTATATGTAATACATGGCTGATTTCTCCTGAGAAGCATTGTTAAAACTCACCAATGAGGAAGATTGTCCACTCATCTCCCTCCATATAATCGTAGAACTCCAACCATGCTGTTTGCCAGAAATTGCCTAAAGTTACATTCTGCATAAACCTGTGGGAATAACAGTGCTTGGTTGCTCATCTTTCATCcacttttccccctttccatAGAAAAGCTTCTCCTCAAGCTGCTTTGTTTGAACATTCTTACCAAGAAGCAGAGTTCACTAAGGCAGTGAACAGGAGCAGGCCTGTACTGAAGACGTAGGCACTGATCCTCAAGGCATGTGAGAGCTTCTTTCCCTGTGAGAAGCAACAAGAGTAAGCACatgctgctgtgtcctgccctgGCATTTTTGGTATTTGAAATGATGAAGGCAGTCCTGTGATGGCCTGTTTGCTTCACACACACTCTGAAGAACACAATAACAAAGCTGTTGTGGGATATTATCCATCTGTCATGCTTACAAGACCTGCATGACTGATGTGGAATTTCTCTGGAATAACcaaagggagaagaaaggacCACTCAcgttttccctctgtttttatttggcATGCTGCCAAATGTTGTACCTGGAGGGCTGTAACTCCAGGGGTTGCTGGATAACTCAGAACAGTAGGAAAGGAACACTGGACAGGAAGGAATGGTACTCCATCtcagcacctccctccctcAGTGTTTTCTCCCCACAGCAGTCAAGAACTGCTGTGCTCAGATGACCTGATTAACAGGAATAAGTATATTATAAAAGCAGTATTCaatatatttgaatatttaaatatgcaaaacaaaGTTGTTTAGCAAATATACAACAAATTTATATTTAACGATCTGTCTTTTACAGTAGTCCAAGTTGGAATTGATTCTGGAGTGCAATTAATTTGGGTTTTGTGAGTGAATATGAATTATATCTATTTGCAGtgtaaatgttttttaaaaaatcaatgcaATAGTGTAATAACCAGCTACTGTCTTCTTCATTCCCCTGTCCTTCCTGTTTTTTTAACTGTTGTGTTGTCCTGCACAAACAAACAGTGAACACAGTGTGACTCATAGCTGCTGTCCTGCTCACCTCCTGTCAGAGAGGACAAACAAGAGAGGCAGCTCTGAGAAATGCCAAATGCAGGTGCTTTAGGATAATGCAATATAAAGGAATCCTCTTTACATGGCTTTTACATTCTGTAACAGCTACAGAACATGAAATGTGACCCAGGACTTACAAGCAATATTTATTTGTCCCAGGACAGAACTTTGCTCATTAGGACTAAAACATTCACtgttaaaacaaacaaccaaccaTTTCTCCCtatcacctcttttttttttttaattgaaaaatcagATAGGGAGGAAGAAACTGGCAGGACTCTTGCCCTATAGTTGGGTATTTGTGAACCCTAAGATTTATATGAGAGCAGTGCAATCAACTGCCACTGTTATCACTGGGGGTACTGAAGTGCAAATGCCAGGCTGGCAAAAGCCTCTCCTCCAGCAACAGATAGTGCCTGCTGGATCCTGGACCAGGGATTTGCTCCCTTAGCAGTTTCATACTTCCAGCTGCATCCATGTTATGCTCCACATATGCTGATGTAAGATTTTCTCAGTCTTTACCATCACTTACatattctttagaaaaaaaaaggttacaGAAGCTATAGAAAGCTTTGAGTTTTTTAACAGACTCATATCCTATAAATCATTTTTCTCCTGGGATGAAGAGCAtaccaaacaaaaattttctcttGCAAGTGTCAGAATTTCCAGTTAGCCCAAATAAGGTTTCAGTTGCTTATACATTCTCCAGCTCAAGAGTTTCAAACCTCAGTTTAAACTCCTAATACTCACAGACACTGTGCATGTCCTGCTTTGAGACAGGACAAAGAGGAACTAAAGTTCAGCACTTCAGCTATTTTAACAGCCCTTTGGCTAGAAACTGTCCTGTTTTGAGGCTGTGTTTTTATTGCATGTGATGAAGTGATTACATTAATCCCACACAATATAATTACATGAGATGCAGAAGTAGAGAAGTTTACATAGGAAAAAATCTTGTTCATCAAGTCCAAGTGCTTAATACCCTGTTTGTCCTCATGCCAACAGCTACAGCACAGTAGTTTCCAAACCAATTCACAAATTGCTTGAGTTCTTGCTCTTAAAGTGCTTGTAGAAGGTGGCAAATTCCCTAAGTGCAGAACAGGGTAAGTGCTGGCAAGGTAAAGAGACTGGGGCACACCAGGTGGCAATAAGAGTTTAGCAGGACCACTCTGATGAGGTGGCACAGCTTCTGGTTATGGGGGACTGTGGTTCTTGCCAAGCCAGAAAAGATAACAGGTCCTTCCCCACTTGCTGCTGTAGCTGCAGTccactgaaagggaaaaatgctgGGGAACTGTTGCTTTAGTGATAAGAGGTGAGCTCCTAAGAATGCTAAAATGATCAGAATGAGGATGTGTCTGTCACTTCTCTTAGAAGGTGATTACACAATTCAGCCTTCCAAAGCACCTGCATGATGATGAGCTTGAGCCTTTAcctgcttctgcagctcagcagaggagGAATATCCAGAGTCTGCTTCCATCTGAAATAAAAGGTGATTTCAGTAAGTGAACCTTGTCCAGCTGGAGAGTGGCAGAATATGATGCTGACAACAGCAAACCCCCTCCACCTGCAGTTCAGAGGTAAAAGTGTAAAATATTTACTCTGTGCcatgtcctgtcctgctccatccttcGTGTGATGGCCATGGAGCAAAGCTGagcttttcagaagaaaattgcCTTTATTTCCTGAGGAGTTAGTAGTGTCCCAGAAGATTAACAGGGATGCAAggataacaaagaaaaatgggagaacAGCCAAAACCAAAGCTTTTGATTGTGTCACTGGTGTGTTGTGGCAATACTTCCTCCCTTGATCTGGCCCAGGAACacactgcagcacccagcagctactccagcccttcccaggctgtAAGGAAACAATAATCTGGGACATATGTTCTTCCATAATGACAACATGCAATTAAACAAACAGGGATGAAAACAAAGTGAGTTTGTGCCACAGAGAATAGAGCCCTACAGGCTTCACTCAAACTCTGAGTGACAGTTTAAGAGCACAGTAAGAAAATCATCTTTGCTTCAAGTCCTGCTACAGACACTTAGAGGATTAAAGTCCTAAATGGGCATGTGGCCATCTCATAATGAATCTCTCACCATTTAGCTCTGCTTGAACATTTGTTGattgtttctttaaaagaaattttaaaaataaatcaaacccAAGGTGTGAGTAGCTGCTGGGGCTTCACTGCCTGTATTTCAGGCCATGTTCAGGCTGTCCTAGGGATTACTGCATAGctgtttttatatttctgcaGTCTTATCATCAAATATAATTAGCAAAAGTtaacaaaacatttcttaatGTTTTCTTGGTTTCACATGGTCTTTAAGAACAAACACACAGCTTCTAATAATATGACAGCCAGATTACTGAGGATTGCAGAATTTAatccattttgtttttcctactCAGCAGAATATTCAAGCACAGGCAAACTGCTACCTAAAGTACAAAGGCAAGCACAGAGAAGGTTCAAAGGTCCCTGTCTAGGGTACAAACAGTTGGAAATTTCCTCATTAGGAAGATGATATTCTATTACCTTGATGATGGAGGGAAGCCTCTTGGGAGTACTCTTCTTGCAGTGTTTCAGAAAGGAGGAATAAACTGTCAAAAAGAAATCCTGTGTTAGTCAGGAGGTTTAGATTTGAAATTACAGCCTTCTGGGTATGTTCTTACAAATACAACTCTGTTTAGTTACAGGTGTTCCCAGCTCTGTTACATTACATATTAGTATGCAGGTAAAAGGGcatgagacagaaaaattagACATCTTCTTCCTGCTTACTCACAGACACAAAAGAGCAAGGCCAACCCACCACAACACACCACCCACTTTAGTGGAAGAAATTGATGTTAGAAagttctgagaaagaaaaaaaaaaagtaaggcaAAAAGGGATTTGAAACTTGAAACCCTGAGGCCAACTCCCAACCCTGTATTTCAACTAGGGTTGGATGTACTCCTATGGGAAATGCTAAGTTTTGGTAGTAGTCTTAAAACAGAAACCAAATCCAAGTTCTCTTTGTCTCCCTCAGCTAAAAAAGGTGGTGTGAGAGGTGCCTAAGGTGCTATTGCTTAAAGTGAGAATGTGATGGGGaacctgcagtgtcccagggctTCTGGTCCTTCCCCAGACACAGAACTCCTCACCACTGCAATTTGTGAGCTACCACAGCCAGTCtgtgggattttcttttcctctcataTATTGTTTGCCAACCACATCTTTATTGATAAAATACAGTTGAACTCTTAATATATCTGATGAGGAACACCCATaagaaacaaccaaaaataaCCTGCTAGCCTGAAGAGAACAGCAGAAATAGCATGCCACAGGACAAATTTAAATGgatcttaatttttaaaagatcttcTAATCATGTCCATTATGTAACATCTACTAAGTGCCCATCTTGTCACACAGGTCCTTTCAGGCCAGGTGTGGCCACTGCCTCCAGGAAAACATACTAAAGCCTGAAATAAGTAAGGCTTGAATAATCCATTCCTTTGAGGCTTTGCTCCATTCCAGCTTTCTTAACAGGTTGTTCAAAGCCTTGAACAGTTGAGTGTCTGCACAGAGGGAGAtttcacagcttctctaggaAATCAGTTCCAGTATTTGACAACcttcactgtaattttttcccacttggaatttttttttttgttataataAGAGTTAGaaccaaaaaaatcaggctGTGCACATCCTATCTTTTACAACCACCCAGTAAGGAGCTGAAAAGAGCAATATCCAATTATTCTGCTGGGACAGTAAATAGTGCTGGCCACAGTTTTCTGTGGTTAAAGAGATTATTCTGCTCTGATGACTTGGTAGCAGACATTAGATTAGGAGAGGAAGATTGGAAAGAGTAGCCTCACTGAGCTGGAAGGCTGATGCTCCAGAGGTTGCTCCATCCAGCAGTGCTGACTCAAACCTGCTGAAGCTTTGCATGCAAAGAgctccagagcacagcactgtaGAAAATGTGACTCTGCTTTGAGTTTTTAGAAGGAGCTATTACTTGACTGAGCCACAAATTCTGTCCATTTAGGAAAGCGTTAAAATTACAATTACATTTCTagtattctttttaaaataatccatttATGACAGAAGGCTGGCTTGGGCAAAGATTTCCAGttcaaagcagagctgccaTATCTGCTTACTCTCTGTTTCAGAACACTGCCTTTATTAAGCCACTTTTCAGGataaaattttacattatttacattaaacccagaaaaatttGGATATAGTAGGTTTTCCCCAACATCTCATTACCTACTCCCTTTTTATTGTGTCTCTCCTGATTCAGAATACAaccaaatacattaaaaaaccaTTCATGTAACCATGGCTGtttcagcaaacaaaaaagccatTCAGCTGCTTGGCACTGCTCTCATGCTGGCATATTTTACAGCCCCAAATGAACCACTGAAGCtctcagctgcctgcagctaTTTCCAAACATCAGTTAGAACTAggactgctttaaaaaaaaagttcctttcCAGTTATTTCGAATTAGTTAACACAAAATTTGATCCAAAGCAAATTCTCAAT encodes:
- the LOC117003234 gene encoding fatty acid hydroxylase domain-containing protein 2-like; translated protein: MEADSGYSSSAELQKQGKKLSHALRISAYVFSTGLLLFTALVNSASWFMQNVTLGNFWQTAWLEFYDYMEGDEWTIFLIGAALVPALAFWGFNGILLVADITGKPTFITRYRIQLGKNDPVDTKKLWKAIYTALANQFFISFPMLVPMFYIMKWWDTTFSKELPTFQWFLVELSIFTVVEEILFYYSHRLVHHPVLYKHIHKKHHEWTAPIGVVSIYAHPIEHIVSNTLPVMTGPMIMGSHIVSISAWFSIALVTTSISHCGYHLPLLPSPEFHDFHHLKFNQCYGVLGVLDFLHGTDKMFRQSKAFERHKVLLSLTPLSESIPDPPKKDE